Part of the Bombina bombina isolate aBomBom1 chromosome 8, aBomBom1.pri, whole genome shotgun sequence genome is shown below.
agctgaaacgcgtagatcataCCGGCATCCGGCTTACTTTGGAAAGGACACAGACCCGACAAGCTCCCAGGACCGCAGAGCCAGAACCCAGTTAACTAACTCAGGGTACTGAGCGAAAGCGGTAGGGGAGCATTTTCCTCAAggaagtgtgcacactttgaagcaaTACTTGGTTTCTAAATTCAAGTGAAGGCGTTATCGAGTTGGGAAAGGAACATTACAGGGTGAGCGGAGTAAAGAGGTCCGCCCCTAAAACCGGAGCTCCGGGTGAGTGCCTATAACTGACTGTGTTACTTGAAAGACCCTCACGAGTGGGGGGTGAAGACTCTCAGTTTTTAGCTTGAACTGTATCATAAGGACTATATTGTTGAGCTCAAGTTTCCCTTAATCAAAAGACTATTCATCGATACTAGCACACAGTGCCTACCTGAATCTAACAACTAGCAATTATAATCATCCATACAGGTTTATGTAACCCGGGTTCTCAACAGCTTATTGTGTAATTAATTAACGttagctttttaaacaattttagcaTTTAGAGGTCACTAAATTGTTatttaaattgtcattttaatGATTAGTGCTTCTCAATTTTTAGATATTAGTATCAGATGGtttcatgaacatattgaaatgtaTTAAATACTATTCTAACAGAAATGTATTAGCAGTTTTActatttattgcattaataaattgaATTTGTTATATCAATCAGTGGATTGCCTTCTTACCACACAAAAGTGTTTATTACACTTTgagtcacatttttatatatatattggtcgTAGACATTTTTATTTCTCCTTATCCTTTTTCTGAAGTACATTTTTGTTATTTCTTAAATTCAATTACTTTCCACCAGATAGCCTTTCGGCGCCATCTCCAACCCTTGTTTGTTTTGCTATATTTTATTGCTGATTTTCaggaccatctttaacacagggcaaaaggggcagctgcccaggggcccagtttctgttgaggggcccaagagtcctaaaaaaaaaaaaaaaaaaatttttatggttcataccagactgctgatttgactggggaacacacacattcagttcctaatatattttgtaaaactgtgtaaaaaaaaaaagctaacatgtaaagctcacatgatgtgtcatgcacactaactccaagcaaatgatacagctgtaaaaaagtggaCAATGTTACTGATCTtggagtgtgcacagcttctgttactggctgtgagaatacctgagctccaagatggcggctcccagtacaaagaggcggagctgtCAGTATTTGGCCCACCTTACAGCTATTATACAGGATAAAATGCAATAATATAGTGAATAGTTGCTATTCTTTTGTATTTGTGCACAACAGTTTAATTGGGCCTTTAAGTAGCCCAATACCTGATATCTAAAACAGCAAACGAGAACTACTACAAACATAAAAAAGATATCCTTAAAACTGCACACTTAGaaaacacatttgtaaaatggattCTGTAAATTggcatcatttttaatatttgcttatctgttttgttatgttaaaattatggtaaactttaaaaaaatgtattttcataatgtgaaataaaattatttgtcTAGGCACATTAGAAAGAAACAAACTTTTTAAAGTAGTCTCCCTTTGTAGAATGGGTGTGTTAATCTCACAAGGGACAACAAAGGGGTTGACTGTGGGTTGTAACAAAGAATTTAGGGTATTCTCAAGGTGGTAGTCAGGATTTTAACCTAAATTGCAACTCAACATGAGAGATTCAAAAACACATTATTTCCCATGTGAAGTATATTGTCTTGCAGTCAAATCTCACTATTACGAGCTGGCAAGGCTGAAACATATTTTCTTTTATTCTTAATGTTGTTCAACTTTTTAACCTGCACAGTAAAACTTGTTCTATGCAGTGAGATTTTAATGGCTGCAAGATATATCATAGTGAAGAAGCATCCATAGCACTAGTATAAAACATCATACTTTATTGAAACAGCATAAACATAGCATGTTTTGGGCATTACCGCCCTTAATCATGCACAAGGGTTTAATTCATCTGCTTCCTTTTCGAACAGGAAGAtagctattcttaaaaaaaaaaacgtatagtgccatctagtggtccctttaaatattgaatcaATATAAGCGGCTCAACTGATTTCAGTGGAGGATGAGGCCTGCCACTGGTTGTTCCGACAAGGGGCGGGaactattttattttaatcttgACATTTTCGAGTAGAGATGATTttgagagttttttgtttttttttttaaatacgtttAACAAACAGGTTATTATTATGAAATTGTATGTAAGTCTGAGATGTATCTTTGCAGTAATATGCAGTATGTATCTTTTTCTAGGTTTGTGCCTATGTGTAACAAATCAAAATCAAGCAGAAGCCGAAAGTAAGTATAAAAAATGACCATTTAAAACAGGTCAAATAAGGGAGAATGAGTACAATTATACCTGTAATCTCAACATGCAGTTACTTTAGTAAACCCCCTTGCACTCCTTTTTCTAAAACAAACAGATAATCTAGAGGGTACAAAAGTAATTTTTATGTGGAATattcctgttatatatatatatatatatatatatatatatatatatatatatatatatatatatatatatatatatatattatgtatatattaaactacaacttttttttttttgctttaaagggacagtcttacaatagaattgttattgttttaaaagatagataatcccttcattacccattccccagttttgcatagccaacagttatattaatatacttgttacctctgtgattaccttgtatctaagcatcttctgccctctgatgatcacatgactttgtattaatTATCTAATGACTTGCATTTGATACTGTGTTGTGCTGACCCTTACATAACTCCtctggagtgaacacaatgttatctatatggcccacatgaacaagcaatttcctgttgtgaaaagcaaatataaaagcatgcgataaaaggctgtctatagtggcttagaagcaggcagaaatttagaggtttaaatgttataacgtatattaatataacaatgttggttgtgcaaagttggggaataggtagtaaaggcattatctatctttttaaacaataacaattttaattagactgtccctttaaataagtttacaTAGTTTcaccataaagggacactgaacccaaatttttttctttcgtgattcagaaagagcatgcaattttaagcaactttctaatttactcctattatcaatttttctttgttctcttgctatcttttttgaaaaagaaagcatctaaggtttttttttggttaagaactctggacagcacttttttattggtggattaatttatccaccaatcagcaaggacaactcaggttgttcaccaaaaatgggccggcatctagacttacattcttgcatttcaaataaagataccaagagaatgaagaaaatttgataataggagtaaattagaaagttgcttaaaatgtcatgctctatctgaatcacaaaagaaaaaaatgtgtttcagtgtccctttaagtgaatcagGTGAGCAATACATGTTAAGCTTCAGGGCTTAATTTATGAAGCTGTAGATGCAGATtcagatatatataaattgatCAATAGAACTTGAGCTGTGAATCTTGACAACACAGTACAGATGCATGATTAAATTAGTCATAAAGTTCATTTGTGTTAATTTGAGTCATTTTAAAAAACATCCTTTATTAGTAAAAGTTCTCAAATGAGCATAAAAGTGCAAAGTGGTTACAACATAGTAATAATCAGGTACATAGCAGTAATTTACTACTGGGAATCCATCAGCTGATGCCAAAATGTATATGTGCATAACCATCAATCACAGCTAGCTCGCAGTATTACATTACTTCTCTgctgcctacctagatatgcttttcaaaaaaggtaaCAAAGAGAATAAACTGAATTTAAAAATAGAAGGAAATTAAAAAGACTTCTAAAATGGAATGCTGTAGCTGAGCCTAAAAGttataattttgacttttatgtacctttaacagAGTTAGACTCAATGTGATCCATAATCACAAGTGCTTGAGTAATAAGGATTAAAACAGTaactaattatatttaaattatggttctgcatttttttaaagaaacataaaaataaattacttatgAAATCACTGATGTATCCATAATAATCATCAACTGATAAATGAATGAGAATGTAAATCAATCTCTTGTACATCATCTACAGGTGTGAGGCTATGTCCGGTGAACAGTGAATACCAGGACTGTAGAAAAATCTGCTTTAATAACTGTGACAATCTGAACAGCACAAGTGAAGGATGCATTGAGCCCTGTATTAATGGATGTGATTGTAACGAAGGTTTTGTATTCGAGTCAAATAGTTTAACCTCCTGTGTGCCCATTAATCAATGCAAAGTTACTTGCCCTGGAAATATGATCTTCAAGCCCTGTCTCAGAACTCCGCGGAAGACATGCGAAACATTAGGAATCCCCTATACACCCTACGAAGAGTGCAAGCCACGCTGTGATTGTGCTAAAGGATACGTGCTTTCAAGCAACTTTGCCAATGAGCCACTCTGTATAAAACCTAGCGAGTGCAAGAGAAAAAGCCAATAAGTTATATATTAATTGTATCTCTATAAGGCACTCATGTTAAAATTCATGTACCGTGTTTTTCttaaacacaaaaaatacaaatgTGTATATAGAGAAAGATAATATAAATAATCTCATAAGGCTCACAAAACAATTAGAACCATGCACAATAATAATCCATCGCTGAAACATCTGTTCCAATAAGGCTTTCATGTaggattaataatataaatatttgtgtttCCTGAATGTTAACATCGTTGTGACACatgacttgtttatatatatatatatatatatatatatatatttatatatacagtacatactgtatCAAAACTGGAATTTCCCCGAGATGTttaattaagaaaataaaataacattgcaaAATACATTTGTTGCatgatttttctgtgaaataactcTGATTATTTCAGTTCTCTCTCCAGAAAAGGTAGGAGAGACTCTATCATACTACAGAATGCTAAAATTAATCTGAGCCTGCCTATACAGTGATTAGTTAGATCACAAGCTCATTTACACATGTCCTATATTGCTATACAGCAAATGATTGGGGGaatgggacaagaaggggttaattagcactcattcctagtggtattttttttttttttctaattagcactcattccattGTATTTTGTGAGGATTGTTGAAACAAAATTCAACTATTATTGGTAAAGATagattaattaaaattaatattttatttattaaaccactattaaaatgtgACTATTAGTACCGCTGGAAAATCCCATAGACCTGttgataatcacacacacagagatatattacCATCTGCAATATACCGAGACAGGGAACATAGTTccagccacccccctgtattcctggccagtaacaggataccctggcttcaggtgacagagatgGCTAGTTTGCTACGTTATAATCTCTTGCAGAAAATTACCTCCTAAGGTGGATAAATCAATATGAAAAGTTTAAAAACAAGTACACATTCAtactagcatacacacacacaaacgcgtttcggccgagtagcggcctttctcaatgtgtatcaCCAATTGACAAGACGAGTGTTTACACTGACGATTCCTTAAATACCCTATGTGTTACTGTCACAGCCAATCCTGTTACTCATTGCGTGCACGCCCATCAATTGGCGAATCAAAATCAACCCCGTGTAGCCGGagtcagcactgacacctagtcacATGATTGGTCCCGATTTGGCCAATGGGATTACCCCACAAGCGTGAATTGCAATGTTATTATGTATACACGATCGTTGTTTAAACATAGGTACTTTTATCTGTCAGTGACCGTGTCGCTCAGACACCTAATGCCTCATTCTACGTGCACCCAGATATAACCGCATTTATTATTCGGCTGATTGTTTAACAGGGAGTATAGTAGACCGCACATTTATTTGCTATAGTGCAGTCCCTTCTAACACTTCGCGCATGCGTCACCGCCGAATTACATTAAACATATTCCATATCTATTGGAGATAAATGCCCATCACAAGCAAATCCCCCATTACCCATAAGTGGTTTATTGATAACAACACATCCAatattttgctacaaaataaaagtattgtAGCATTTGATGTATATTAGACATCAATAGTTAAATGGGTATGTTATGGATAAATTAGATAAATTTCTGGGTGCACGTTTATGAAAGAGGTAAATTTAACCATTATAAGATGTATCCAAGGAATATTAATTGTGAAGTTGAAAAATTGGTAAAAGAATTACAATATAAATTacaggaatgcccaaaaattattgttctcattcataCCGTATGGCATTacagtatttaaattaaatatccattttgcttctttctttaataaGATTTTTTCCATATCACCCCCTCTGATACCTGGACGTATCGCTTCTAGTCCCCAGCATCTAAATGTGCTAGTTTTGCCATTATGATGATTTAAGAAATGCCtagcaacacttgtaatttgtttgcctttttcaGTATCTTTTGCTGCGTTCCTAATGTTACTGAGATGTTCCGTCATTCTTATGCCCATTTGTCTTGTGGTCATGCCTACGTATAAAAAATTGCAGCTGCATGATAGGCAGTAAATTACATTTGGGGTTTTACATGAAATGTGATTTTGGATGGTCCATTTTTTATTAAACCTATCCACTActgttttcttttttaccatgtgtGTACAGATCTTGCAATTCCCACATGCTAATGATCCCTTATATAGAGGGGCTcttttggcatttctatcaaaatggctAACTGTTAATTTATCATTTAGATTGCTAGCTCTTCTGTAGGTGAGCAGAGGTGTTTTAGGAATAATGGAATTTAATTGTTCGTCTGATtgcagaatatgccaatgttttgacAGTATGTTGGACACTTGTTGGCTTTGACTACAATATGTAGAGATAAATCTCAGAGGATTAAGATTTTCCTCTATTTTTTTGGGACTTAGAAGTTCCTGTCTGTCTCTATATAGGGCTCTATGGTAAGCTCTTTTTAGAGATTTCCTAGAATATCCTCTTAATAGTAACATTTCTCTTAGTTCATTTGCTGCTTTTTGGAACGATTCTGTTGATGAACTATTTCTGCGAATTCGTAAATATTCCCCAATAGGTAAACTCCTTATTGTGTTGGGGTGGTGGAAACtatttgcatttaaaatattgtttgtcGCTGTTGGCTTTCTGAAAGTTTCAGTCTCTAAAccattatttacttttttaatagTTAGATCAAGGAATTCTACCTTATAGTCATCATGTGTCATAGTCAAGAAAAGTCCAAAAGGGTTATTGTTAAGGGTTGTAATGAATTCATCCAGCAATTCTATAGACCCTTCCCatacaaagaagatatcatctatatacctggaccagtgggtgatatgTTTGGTAAACTGTGAAAGGTTGTTATGGAAttccacagtttcctcccaccagcccaggtatatattagcatatgtgggggcacacgacgtccccatcgctgttccacatacttgcaaatagaacttcccatcgaaaacaaaataattatgttctaaaacgAATTCCAACAAATCTACAATAAATTGTTTGGTCTCGTTagtaagatttttgttttttgtcaaaaGTGGGAAACTGCTGCACACCCCCAATTCTTTCTTATACTAGTATACAGTGACTCCACGTCACAAGTCACTAGGATGGATTCTGGTGTTACAGCTAATGTACTGATTTTATTTAGTATGTGCATTGTGTCTTTTGTATGGGAGGGCAATGAATCCACTATATATCTTAATCTTGCGTCCACATATCTGCTGGCCTTTTCAGTCAGAgaaccaatgccagagacaattggtctccctggtggacattgttggtttttgtggattttaggtaatagATATAAAGTGGCTGTTATTGGATGTTTTACTTCTAGGTATTGTAGTTCTTTTTTATCAATGGTGCCCTCAGCTGCTGCTGAGTTGATCAACTTTCTATACTGTTTGAGAAAATCCTCAGTTGGATTCCCAAAGagatttttataattctttttgttACTCAGTTGTTTTTTCACCTCATTCAAATACATTTCAGTGGGCCACACAACAATGTTTCCCCCCTTATCACTCTGTTTAATTTGGACATCCGTCCATTTATTCATTAATCTGAGTGCTAGTTTTTCTTCCTCAGACATATTTTCTAGTCTACCATCAGATTCGGGGGTAATTGCCAGTATGTCTTTACACACCAAGTCTAAAAATGTCAAGGTGTTGTATGAAGTGCTTTGTGGAGGTATAAACTGTGATTTCGTTTTTAATATGCTTCGCCATTTGGTATCATCATATATAATCTCATTTGGGTTATTATCAGATTCTTCCAAAAGGGAAATTAGATCTTTTATTGCCTTAGCATCATTTGTATCTAATTCCTCTATTTCTGTATTTGTGGAAAAATATTTTCTCAGTAGTATTTTACGTGTGAAAAGGTGTACATCTTTAATGGTTTCAAACTTGTCAAGTGTAGCTGTTGGTATAAATGACAGGCCTTTCTTTAAAACTGAAGTCTGTGTATCAGTTAAAATTTTGTCAGATAGATTAATAATGTTTA
Proteins encoded:
- the LOC128638177 gene encoding serine protease inhibitor swm-1; the encoded protein is MEVFSTRSFLQLIFLGLCLCVTNQNQAEAESVRLCPVNSEYQDCRKICFNNCDNLNSTSEGCIEPCINGCDCNEGFVFESNSLTSCVPINQCKVTCPGNMIFKPCLRTPRKTCETLGIPYTPYEECKPRCDCAKGYVLSSNFANEPLCIKPSECKRKSQ